One genomic window of Channa argus isolate prfri chromosome 5, Channa argus male v1.0, whole genome shotgun sequence includes the following:
- the LOC137127787 gene encoding bactericidal permeability-increasing protein-like: MSLTSSFRMHCFQSNEDIGRERLVLKQTAALVKMYPCCWLVLVALIPVTLGTNPGVNVKLTQKGLEYGRQLGLASIQQELKSIKVPDISGTERVSPIGKVQYSLSNLQIVNVGFPQSAVDLVPGTGVRLSISNAFISLHGDWRVKYLVIIKDSGSFDLNVNGLTITTSIAIRSDETGRPAVTSVGCAASVGSVSIKFHGGASWLYNLFTSFIDKALRGELAKQLCPLVNNAVSNLNPHLKTLNVLAQVDKYAEIEYSMVSSPTVSSSSIDLNLKGEFYNIGKHQEPPVPPTLFFLPSQNNNMLYMGLSAFTANSAAFVYDKAEIFNLYITDDIIPQSSPIRLNTKSFGIFIPQIAKLYPGLMIKLLVKTVKTPIISFQPNNITIQATGTVTAYAIQPTAILSPLFVLNLGTSVSTQMFVTEMRLAGAVSLNKMDLTLGTSYVGAFQVKSLDKVLRTVLELVVIPKVNAQLAKGYPLPAFGKMKLVNTQLQVLKDYMLIGTDVQFMA; encoded by the exons ATGAGCCTTACTTCCTCTTTCAGAATGCATTGTTTTCAGTCAAACGAGGACATCGGGAGAGAAAGATTGGTtctaaaacaaactgctgctttAG TCAAGATGTACCCGTGCTGCTGGCTCGTCCTGGTCGCTCTGATCCCTGTGACCTTAGGCACCAACCCTGGAGTAAATGTCAAGCTAACACAGAAAGGCCTTGAATATG GCAGGCAACTGGGGTTGGCTTCAATCCAGCAGGAACTCAAAAGCATCAAAGTCCCGGATATTTCAGGGACAGAGCGTGTGTCTCCCATTGGAAAAGTCCAGTACAGCCTGTCAAA TTTGCAGATAGTGAATGTGGGATTTCCACAGTCTGCAGTGGATCTGGTGCCAGGTACTGGTGTGAGACTGTCTATCAGTAATGCTTTCATCAGTCTGCATGGGGACTGGAGGGTCAAGTACCTCGTAATAAT AAAGGACAGCGGCTCTTTTGATCTGAATGTGAACGGACTCACTATCACCACAAGTATCGCCATCAGGAGTGATGAGACAGGCCGACCTGCAGTCACTAGTGTCGGCTGTGCAGCCAGTGTCGGCAGTGTCAGCATCAAGTTTCACGGTGGAGCCAG TTGGCTGTACAATCTGTTCACAAGCTTCATTGATAAGGCATTGCGTGGTGAATTAGCGAAACAG CTCTGCCCTCTGGTGAATAATGCAGTATCTAATTTGAACCCTCACTTAAAAACTctcaatg TTTTAGCCCAGGTGGACAAGTATGCAGAGATTGAATATTCAATGGTGTCCTCGCCCACAGTGTCATCGTCTTCTATAGACTTGAACTTAAAG GGTGAATTTTACAACATCGGGAAGCACCAGGAGCCTCCAGTCCCCCCCACACTCTTTTTCCTGCCGTCCCAGAACAACAACATGCTGTACATGGGTTTGTCTGCCTTCACCGCCAACTCTGCAGCCTTTGTCTATGATAAAGCTGAAATCTTTAATCTCTACATCACAGATGATATA ATCCCTCAAAGTTCTCCCATAAGACTCAACACTAAATCGTTTGGAATCTTCATcccacag ATTGCCAAGCTCTACCCAGGCCTGATGATAAAACTGCTGGTGAAGACGGTGAAAACTCCTATCATCAGTTTTCAACCCAACAACATAACCATCCAGGCCACTGGCACAGTGACGGCCTACGCCATCCAACCCACCGCCATACTGTCCCCTCTTTTTGTCCTGAACTTA GGCACCAGTGTCAGCACCCAGATGTTTGTCACTGAAATGAGGCTGGCTGGAGCTGTCAGCCTTAACAA AATGGATCTGACCCTGGGGACAAGTTATGTTGGGGCGTTTCAG GTCAAATCCCTTGATAAGGTCCTCCGAACGGTGCTCGAACTGGTAGTGATACCCAAAGTGAATG CTCAACTTGCAAAGGGATACCCACTTCCTGCATTTGGGAAGATGAAACTTGTGAATACCCAGCTTCAGGTCCTAAAG GACTACATGCTGATTGGGACAGATGTTCAGTTCATGGCTTGA
- the LOC137127792 gene encoding bactericidal permeability-increasing protein-like — MHGWMDVLSLYSLIIRNLQQNQAQGGRPSALTGWGEWKVKGEKKRATKSNNKTLYRMHCFQSNEDIGRERLVLKKTAALVKMYPCCWLVLVALIPVTLGTNPGVNVKLTRKGLEYGRQLGLASIQQELKSIKIPDISGTERVFPIGKVQYSLSNLQIVNVGFPQSAVDLVPGTGVRLSISNAFFSLHGDWRVKYLVIIKDSGSFDLNVNGLTITTSIAIRSDETGRPAVSSVGCAASVGSVSIKFHGGASWLYNLFTSFIDKALRDEVAKKLCPLVNNAVSNLNPHLKNTAVLAQVDKYAEIEYSMVSSPTVSSSSIDLNLKGEFYNIGKHQEPPVSPTLFSLPSQNNNMLYMGLSAFTANSAAFVYDKAEVFNLYITDDIIPQSSPIRLNTKSFGIFIPQIAKLYPGLMIKLLVKTVKTPIISFQPNNITIQATGTVTAYAIQPTAILSPLFVLNLGTSVSTQMFVTEMRLAGAVSLNKMDLTLGTSYVGAFQVKSLDKVLRTVLELVVIPKVNAQLAKGYPLPAFGKMKLVNTQLQVLKDYMLIGTDVQFMA; from the exons atgcatggatggatggatgtcttGTCTTTATACTCATTGATAAT aagaaacctccagcagaaccaggctcagggtgggcggccatctgccttgaccggttggggtgagtggaaagtgaagggagaaaagaaaagagcaacaaaaagcaacaacaaaacattatacag AATGCATTGTTTTCAGTCAAACGAGGACATCGGGAGAGAAAGATTGGttctaaaaaaaactgctgctttag TCAAGATGTACCCGTGCTGCTGGCTCGTCCTGGTTGCTCTGATCCCTGTGACCTTAGGCACCAACCCTGGAGTAAATGTCAAGCTAACACGGAAAGGCCTTGAATATG GCAGGCAACTGGGGTTGGCTTCAATCCAGCAGGAACTCAAAAGCATCAAAATCCCGGATATTTCAGGGACAGAGCGTGTGTTTCCCATTGGAAAAGTCCAGTACAGCCTGTCAAA TTTGCAGATAGTAAATGTGGGATTTCCACAGTCTGCAGTGGATCTGGTGCCAGGTACTGGTGTGAGACTGTCTATCAGTAATGCTTTCTTCAGTCTGCATGGGGACTGGAGGGTCAAGTACCTCGTAATAAT AAAGGACAGCGGCTCTTTTGACCTGAATGTGAACGGACTCACTATCACTACAAGTATCGCCATCAGGAGTGATGAGACAGGCCGACCTGCAGTCAGTAGTGTCGGCTGTGCAGCCAGTGTCGGCAGTGTCAGCATCAAGTTTCACGGTGGAGCCAG TTGGCTGTACAATCTGTTCACAAGCTTCATTGATAAGGCATTGCGTGATGAAGTAGCAAAAAAG CTCTGCCCTCTGGTGAATAATGCAGTATCTAATTTGAACCCTCACTTAAAAA ATACTGCAGTTTTAGCCCAGGTGGACAAGTATGCAGAGATTGAATATTCAATGGTGTCCTCGCCCACGGTGTCATCGTCTTCTATAGACTTGAACTTAAAG GGTGAATTTTACAACATCGGGAAGCACCAGGAGCCTCCAGTCTCCCCCACACTCTTTTCCCTGCCGTCCCAGAACAACAACATGCTGTACATGGGTTTGTCTGCCTTCACCGCCAACTCTGCAGCCTTTGTCTATGATAAAGCTGAAGTCTTTAATCTCTACATCACAGATGATATA ATCCCTCAAAGCTCTCCCATAAGACTCAACACTAAATCGTTTGGAATCTTCATcccacag ATTGCCAAGCTCTACCCAGGCCTGATGATAAAACTGCTGGTGAAGACGGTGAAAACTCCTATCATCAGTTTTCAACCCAACAACATAACCATCCAGGCCACTGGCACAGTGACGGCCTACGCCATCCAACCCACCGCCATACTGTCCCCTCTTTTTGTCCTGAACTTA GGCACCAGTGTCAGCACCCAGATGTTTGTCACTGAAATGAGGCTGGCTGGAGCTGTCAGCCTTAACAA AATGGATCTGACCCTGGGGACAAGTTATGTTGGGGCGTTTCAG GTCAAATCCCTTGATAAGGTCCTCCGAACGGTGCTCGAACTGGTAGTGATACCCAAAGTGAATG CTCAACTTGCAAAGGGATACCCACTTCCTGCATTTGGGAAGATGAAACTTGTGAATACCCAGCTTCAGGTCCTAAAG GACTACATGCTGATTGGGACAGATGTTCAGTTCATGGCTTGA
- the LOC137127786 gene encoding bactericidal permeability-increasing protein-like isoform X2, whose translation MHGWMDVLSLYSLIIMHCFQSNEDIGRERLVLKKTAALVKMYPCCWLVLVALIPVTLGTNPGVNVKLTRKGLEYGRQLGLASIQQELKSIKIPDISGTERVFPIGKVQYSLSNLQIVNVGFPQSAVDLVPGTGVRLSISNAFISLHGDWRVKYLVIIKDSGSFDLNVNGLTITTSIAIRSDETGRPAVSSVGCAASVGSVSIKFHGGASWLYNLFTSFIDKALRDEVAKKLCPLVNNAVSNLNPHLKTLNVLAQVDKYAEIEYSMVSSPTVSSSSIDLNLKGEFYNIGKHQEPPVSPTLFSLPSQNNNMLYMGLSAFTANSAAFVYDKAEVFNLYITDDIIPQSSPIRLNTKSFGIFIPQIAKLYPGLMIKLLVKTVKTPIISFQPNNITIQATGTVTAYAIQPTAILSPLFVLNLGTSVSTQMFVTEMRLAGAVSLNKMDLTLGTSYVGAFQVKSLDKVLRTVLELVVIPKVNAQLAKGYPLPAFGKMKLVNTQLQVLKDYMLIGTDVQFMA comes from the exons atgcatggatggatggatgtcttGTCTTTATACTCATTGATAAT AATGCATTGTTTTCAGTCAAACGAGGACATCGGGAGAGAAAGATTGGttctaaaaaaaactgctgctttag TCAAGATGTACCCGTGCTGCTGGCTCGTCCTGGTTGCTCTGATCCCTGTGACCTTAGGCACCAACCCTGGAGTAAATGTCAAGCTAACACGGAAAGGCCTTGAATATG GCAGGCAACTGGGGTTGGCTTCAATCCAGCAGGAACTCAAAAGCATCAAAATCCCGGATATTTCAGGGACAGAGCGTGTGTTTCCCATTGGAAAAGTCCAGTACAGCCTGTCAAA TTTGCAGATAGTAAATGTGGGATTTCCACAGTCTGCAGTGGATCTGGTGCCAGGTACTGGTGTGAGACTGTCTATCAGTAATGCTTTCATCAGTCTGCATGGGGACTGGAGGGTCAAGTACCTCGTAATAAT AAAGGACAGCGGCTCTTTTGACCTGAATGTGAACGGACTCACTATCACTACAAGTATCGCCATCAGGAGTGATGAGACAGGCCGACCTGCAGTCAGTAGTGTCGGCTGTGCAGCCAGTGTCGGCAGTGTCAGCATCAAGTTTCACGGTGGAGCCAG TTGGCTGTACAATCTGTTCACAAGCTTCATTGATAAGGCATTGCGTGATGAAGTAGCAAAAAAG CTCTGCCCTCTGGTGAATAATGCAGTATCTAATTTGAACCCTCACTTAAAAACTctcaatg TTTTAGCCCAGGTGGACAAGTATGCAGAGATTGAATATTCAATGGTGTCCTCGCCCACGGTGTCATCGTCTTCTATAGACTTGAACTTAAAG GGTGAATTTTACAACATCGGGAAGCACCAGGAGCCTCCAGTCTCCCCCACACTCTTTTCCCTGCCGTCCCAGAACAACAACATGCTGTACATGGGTTTGTCTGCCTTCACCGCCAACTCTGCAGCCTTTGTCTATGATAAAGCTGAAGTCTTTAATCTCTACATCACAGATGATATA ATCCCTCAAAGCTCTCCCATAAGACTCAACACTAAATCGTTTGGAATCTTCATcccacag ATTGCCAAGCTCTACCCAGGCCTGATGATAAAACTGCTGGTGAAGACGGTGAAAACTCCTATCATCAGTTTTCAACCCAACAACATAACCATCCAGGCCACTGGCACAGTGACGGCCTACGCCATCCAACCCACCGCCATACTGTCCCCTCTTTTTGTCCTGAACTTA GGCACCAGTGTCAGCACCCAGATGTTTGTCACTGAAATGAGGCTGGCTGGAGCTGTCAGCCTTAACAA AATGGATCTGACCCTGGGGACAAGTTATGTTGGGGCGTTTCAG GTCAAATCCCTTGATAAGGTCCTCCGAACGGTGCTCGAACTGGTAGTGATACCCAAAGTGAATG CTCAACTTGCAAAGGGATACCCACTTCCTGCATTTGGGAAGATGAAACTTGTGAATACCCAGCTTCAGGTCCTAAAG GACTACATGCTGATTGGGACAGATGTTCAGTTCATGGCTTGA
- the LOC137127791 gene encoding bactericidal permeability-increasing protein-like, with amino-acid sequence MHCFQSNEDIGRERLVLKKTAALVKMYPCCWLVLVALIPVTLGTNPGVNVKLTRKGLEYGRQLGLASIQQELKSIKIPDISGTERVFPIGKVQYSLSNLQIVNVGFPQSAVDLVPGTGVRLSISNAFFSLHGDWRVKYLVIIKDSGSFDLNVNGLTITTSIAIRSDETGRPAVSSVGCAASVGSVSIKFHGGASWLYNLFTSFIDKALRDEVAKKLCPLVNNAVSNLNPHLKTLNVLAQVDKYAEIEYSMVSSPTVSSSSIDLNLKGEFYNIGKHQEPPVSPTLFSLPSQNNNMLYMGLSAFTANSAAFVYDKAEVSNLYITDDIIPQSSPIRLNTKSFGIFIPQIAKLYPGLMIKLLVKTVKTPIISFQPNNITIQATGTVTAYAIQPTAILSPLFVLNLGTSVSTQMFVTEMRLAGAVSLNKMDLTLGTSYVGAFQVKSLDKVLRTVLELVVIPKVNAQLAKGYPLPAFGKMKLVNTQLQVLKDYMLIGTDVQFMA; translated from the exons ATGCATTGTTTTCAGTCAAACGAGGACATCGGGAGAGAAAGATTGGttctaaaaaaaactgctgctttag TCAAGATGTACCCGTGCTGCTGGCTCGTCCTGGTTGCTCTGATCCCTGTGACCTTAGGCACCAACCCTGGAGTAAATGTCAAGCTAACACGGAAAGGCCTTGAATATG GCAGGCAACTGGGGTTGGCTTCAATCCAGCAGGAACTCAAAAGCATCAAAATCCCGGATATTTCAGGGACAGAGCGTGTGTTTCCCATTGGAAAAGTCCAGTACAGCCTGTCAAA TTTGCAGATAGTAAATGTGGGATTTCCACAGTCTGCAGTGGATCTGGTGCCAGGTACTGGTGTGAGACTGTCTATCAGTAATGCTTTCTTCAGTCTGCATGGGGACTGGAGGGTCAAGTACCTCGTAATAAT AAAGGACAGCGGCTCTTTTGACCTGAATGTGAACGGACTCACTATCACTACAAGTATCGCCATCAGGAGTGATGAGACAGGCCGACCTGCAGTCAGTAGTGTCGGCTGTGCAGCCAGTGTCGGCAGTGTCAGCATCAAGTTTCACGGTGGAGCCAG TTGGCTGTACAATCTGTTCACAAGCTTCATTGATAAGGCATTGCGTGATGAAGTAGCAAAAAAG CTCTGCCCTCTGGTGAATAATGCAGTATCTAATTTGAACCCTCACTTAAAAACTctcaatg TTTTAGCCCAGGTGGACAAGTATGCAGAGATTGAATATTCAATGGTGTCCTCGCCCACGGTGTCATCGTCTTCTATAGACTTGAACTTAAAG GGTGAATTTTACAACATCGGGAAGCACCAGGAGCCTCCAGTCTCCCCCACACTCTTTTCCCTGCCGTCCCAGAACAACAACATGCTGTACATGGGTTTGTCTGCCTTCACCGCCAACTCTGCAGCCTTTGTCTATGATAAAGCTGAAGTCTCTAATCTCTACATCACAGATGATATA ATCCCTCAAAGCTCTCCCATAAGACTCAACACTAAATCGTTTGGAATCTTCATcccacag ATTGCCAAGCTCTACCCAGGCCTGATGATAAAACTGCTGGTGAAGACGGTGAAAACTCCTATCATCAGTTTTCAACCCAACAACATAACCATCCAGGCCACTGGCACAGTGACGGCCTACGCCATCCAACCCACCGCCATACTGTCCCCTCTTTTTGTCCTGAACTTA GGCACCAGTGTCAGCACCCAGATGTTTGTCACTGAAATGAGGCTGGCTGGAGCTGTCAGCCTTAACAA AATGGATCTGACCCTGGGGACAAGTTATGTTGGGGCGTTTCAG GTCAAATCCCTTGATAAGGTCCTCCGAACGGTGCTCGAACTGGTAGTGATACCCAAAGTGAATG CTCAACTTGCAAAGGGATACCCACTTCCTGCATTTGGGAAGATGAAACTTGTGAATACCCAGCTTCAGGTCCTAAAG GACTACATGCTGATTGGGACAGATGTTCAGTTCATGGCTTGA
- the LOC137127786 gene encoding bactericidal permeability-increasing protein-like isoform X1, which translates to MHGWMDVLSLYSLIIRNLQQNQAQGGRPSALTGWGEWKVKGEKKRATKSNNKTLYRMHCFQSNEDIGRERLVLKKTAALVKMYPCCWLVLVALIPVTLGTNPGVNVKLTRKGLEYGRQLGLASIQQELKSIKIPDISGTERVFPIGKVQYSLSNLQIVNVGFPQSAVDLVPGTGVRLSISNAFISLHGDWRVKYLVIIKDSGSFDLNVNGLTITTSIAIRSDETGRPAVSSVGCAASVGSVSIKFHGGASWLYNLFTSFIDKALRDEVAKKLCPLVNNAVSNLNPHLKTLNVLAQVDKYAEIEYSMVSSPTVSSSSIDLNLKGEFYNIGKHQEPPVSPTLFSLPSQNNNMLYMGLSAFTANSAAFVYDKAEVFNLYITDDIIPQSSPIRLNTKSFGIFIPQIAKLYPGLMIKLLVKTVKTPIISFQPNNITIQATGTVTAYAIQPTAILSPLFVLNLGTSVSTQMFVTEMRLAGAVSLNKMDLTLGTSYVGAFQVKSLDKVLRTVLELVVIPKVNAQLAKGYPLPAFGKMKLVNTQLQVLKDYMLIGTDVQFMA; encoded by the exons atgcatggatggatggatgtcttGTCTTTATACTCATTGATAAT aagaaacctccagcagaaccaggctcagggtgggcggccatctgccttgaccggttggggtgagtggaaagtgaagggagaaaagaaaagagcaacaaaaagcaacaacaaaacattatacag AATGCATTGTTTTCAGTCAAACGAGGACATCGGGAGAGAAAGATTGGttctaaaaaaaactgctgctttag TCAAGATGTACCCGTGCTGCTGGCTCGTCCTGGTTGCTCTGATCCCTGTGACCTTAGGCACCAACCCTGGAGTAAATGTCAAGCTAACACGGAAAGGCCTTGAATATG GCAGGCAACTGGGGTTGGCTTCAATCCAGCAGGAACTCAAAAGCATCAAAATCCCGGATATTTCAGGGACAGAGCGTGTGTTTCCCATTGGAAAAGTCCAGTACAGCCTGTCAAA TTTGCAGATAGTAAATGTGGGATTTCCACAGTCTGCAGTGGATCTGGTGCCAGGTACTGGTGTGAGACTGTCTATCAGTAATGCTTTCATCAGTCTGCATGGGGACTGGAGGGTCAAGTACCTCGTAATAAT AAAGGACAGCGGCTCTTTTGACCTGAATGTGAACGGACTCACTATCACTACAAGTATCGCCATCAGGAGTGATGAGACAGGCCGACCTGCAGTCAGTAGTGTCGGCTGTGCAGCCAGTGTCGGCAGTGTCAGCATCAAGTTTCACGGTGGAGCCAG TTGGCTGTACAATCTGTTCACAAGCTTCATTGATAAGGCATTGCGTGATGAAGTAGCAAAAAAG CTCTGCCCTCTGGTGAATAATGCAGTATCTAATTTGAACCCTCACTTAAAAACTctcaatg TTTTAGCCCAGGTGGACAAGTATGCAGAGATTGAATATTCAATGGTGTCCTCGCCCACGGTGTCATCGTCTTCTATAGACTTGAACTTAAAG GGTGAATTTTACAACATCGGGAAGCACCAGGAGCCTCCAGTCTCCCCCACACTCTTTTCCCTGCCGTCCCAGAACAACAACATGCTGTACATGGGTTTGTCTGCCTTCACCGCCAACTCTGCAGCCTTTGTCTATGATAAAGCTGAAGTCTTTAATCTCTACATCACAGATGATATA ATCCCTCAAAGCTCTCCCATAAGACTCAACACTAAATCGTTTGGAATCTTCATcccacag ATTGCCAAGCTCTACCCAGGCCTGATGATAAAACTGCTGGTGAAGACGGTGAAAACTCCTATCATCAGTTTTCAACCCAACAACATAACCATCCAGGCCACTGGCACAGTGACGGCCTACGCCATCCAACCCACCGCCATACTGTCCCCTCTTTTTGTCCTGAACTTA GGCACCAGTGTCAGCACCCAGATGTTTGTCACTGAAATGAGGCTGGCTGGAGCTGTCAGCCTTAACAA AATGGATCTGACCCTGGGGACAAGTTATGTTGGGGCGTTTCAG GTCAAATCCCTTGATAAGGTCCTCCGAACGGTGCTCGAACTGGTAGTGATACCCAAAGTGAATG CTCAACTTGCAAAGGGATACCCACTTCCTGCATTTGGGAAGATGAAACTTGTGAATACCCAGCTTCAGGTCCTAAAG GACTACATGCTGATTGGGACAGATGTTCAGTTCATGGCTTGA